Proteins from a single region of Hordeum vulgare subsp. vulgare chromosome 6H, MorexV3_pseudomolecules_assembly, whole genome shotgun sequence:
- the LOC123404099 gene encoding proline-rich receptor-like protein kinase PERK9, which yields MQRAGSRSARVATPPWVTSVPLPASTLGVNHCYPRRPSDPLLCAVASHSPPPPRPHARLPQTDPHDTLQPWSCWLPPAPPPPPRPLPAPLDRGHATALRRVTSGRTERPVPNRPTPSRRCAHSPVVPQGPNGGASSLLTRPSPAPLMDSLDPDPLAPPSDESMPTSSIPRPLIQFRWGSRCTTGLPPARSL from the exons ATGCAGCGCGCCGGTAGCCGATCTGCCAGGGTCGCCACCCCTCCCTGGGTCACGTCTGTGCCCCTGCCCGCGAGCACCTTGGGCGTCAACCACTGCTACCCCCGCCGCCCTAGTGACCCTCTATTGTGCGCGGTGGCGAGCCACAGCCCCCCGCCCCCGCGACCTCATGCTAGGCTGCCGCAGACGGATCCACACGACACCCTGCAACCATGGTCGTGCTGGCTACCCCcggcgcctcctccaccgccacgacctctcccaGCGCCACTAGATCGTGGCCATGCCACCGCTCTCCGGCGCGTGACTTCCGGGCGGACAGAGCGTCCAGTACCCAACCGGCCAACCCCATCACGCCGTTGTGCACATTCCCCAGTGGTGCCACAGGGGCCTAATGGCGGTGCTAGCTCCCTCCTGACACGGCCATCACCCGCACCTCTCATGGATTCGCTGGATCCAGACCCCCTTGCTCCCCCTTCCGACGAGTCCATGCCGACAAGCTCCATACCCCGTCCCCTGATCCAG TTCAGATGGGGTAGTAGGTGCACCACCGGTCTTCCGCCGGCGAGATCCCTCTAG